A section of the Arcobacter roscoffensis genome encodes:
- the uvrB gene encoding excinuclease ABC subunit UvrB, whose protein sequence is MAKFKVESEYSPAGDQPKAIEALSKSIQDGNQYNTLLGVTGSGKTYTMAKVIEKTQKPTLIMTHNKTLAAQLYSEFKQFFPNNHVEYFISYYDYYQPEAYIPRSDLFIEKDSSINAELERLRLSATASLLSFDDVIVIASVSANYGLGNPEEYKAMVQRIEVGFEYSQREFLLKLVEMGYKRNDKFFDRSDFRVNGDVIDIFPAYYEDEFIRVEFFGDEVETITKHEYLTNDKVKELDEVIIYSVNPFVVSNDKLATAVKQIEEELEERLINLKANDKLVEHQRLKQRVEFDLEMIEGTGMCKGIENYARHLTGQKPGETPYSLMNYFESMHEEFLLIVDESHVSLPQFRGMHAADRSRKEVLVDYGFRLPSALDNRPLKFDEFISRKASYLFVSATPNELEIEKSAVVAEQIIRPTGLLDPKIEIMDSEHQVEKLFDEVKRVVEKDERVLITVLTKKMAEELASYYSDLGIKVKYMHSEIDAIERNQIIRELRLGEFDVLIGINLLREGLDIPETSLVAILDADKEGFLRSRTSLIQTIGRAARNQNGRVILFAKRITNSMQFAIDETARRRELQEAHNKKHGITPTSTKRRLDQNLKLEEYDDLAWKKDKMEKMPAAERKKILIELNKQMKKAAKDLNFEEAIRLRDEIDKVKKI, encoded by the coding sequence ATGGCAAAATTTAAAGTAGAATCAGAATACTCTCCTGCAGGAGATCAACCAAAAGCAATAGAAGCTTTAAGTAAAAGTATCCAAGATGGAAACCAATATAATACACTACTAGGTGTAACAGGTAGTGGTAAAACTTACACTATGGCAAAGGTTATTGAGAAAACTCAAAAGCCTACACTTATAATGACTCATAACAAAACTTTAGCTGCTCAATTATACTCTGAATTTAAGCAGTTCTTCCCAAACAATCATGTTGAGTACTTTATCTCTTATTATGATTATTATCAACCTGAAGCTTATATTCCAAGAAGTGATTTATTTATTGAAAAAGATTCATCAATTAATGCTGAACTTGAAAGATTAAGACTTAGTGCGACAGCTTCTCTTTTATCCTTTGATGATGTTATTGTTATTGCATCTGTTTCAGCTAACTATGGTTTAGGTAATCCAGAAGAGTATAAAGCAATGGTTCAAAGAATTGAAGTTGGCTTTGAATATTCTCAGAGAGAATTTCTACTGAAACTTGTAGAAATGGGTTACAAAAGAAATGATAAATTCTTTGATAGATCAGACTTTAGAGTAAATGGAGATGTTATTGATATATTCCCTGCTTATTATGAAGATGAATTTATTAGAGTTGAGTTTTTCGGTGATGAAGTTGAAACGATTACTAAACATGAGTATTTAACAAATGATAAGGTGAAAGAATTAGATGAGGTTATTATCTATTCTGTAAACCCTTTTGTTGTATCAAATGACAAGTTAGCAACAGCAGTTAAGCAAATAGAAGAAGAATTAGAAGAAAGACTTATTAATCTAAAAGCTAATGATAAATTAGTTGAGCATCAAAGATTAAAACAAAGAGTTGAGTTTGATTTAGAGATGATTGAGGGAACGGGTATGTGTAAGGGAATTGAAAACTATGCACGACACCTTACAGGTCAAAAGCCAGGTGAAACACCATATTCACTTATGAACTATTTTGAATCAATGCATGAAGAGTTTTTGCTAATAGTTGATGAGTCACATGTATCTCTTCCTCAGTTTAGAGGAATGCACGCTGCTGATAGATCAAGAAAAGAGGTTTTAGTTGATTATGGTTTTAGATTACCAAGTGCTTTAGATAATAGACCTTTAAAGTTTGATGAATTTATAAGTAGAAAAGCTTCATATTTATTTGTATCTGCAACACCAAATGAACTAGAAATTGAAAAAAGTGCGGTGGTAGCTGAACAGATTATTAGACCTACAGGTTTACTTGACCCAAAAATAGAGATTATGGATAGTGAACATCAAGTTGAAAAGCTTTTTGATGAGGTTAAAAGAGTAGTTGAAAAAGATGAAAGAGTTTTAATCACAGTTTTAACTAAAAAAATGGCAGAAGAATTAGCTTCATACTATTCTGATTTAGGAATAAAAGTTAAATATATGCACTCTGAAATTGATGCAATAGAAAGAAATCAAATTATTAGAGAGCTTAGGCTTGGTGAATTTGATGTACTTATTGGTATTAACTTACTAAGAGAAGGACTTGATATTCCAGAGACTTCACTAGTTGCTATTTTGGATGCAGATAAAGAAGGGTTTTTAAGAAGTAGAACTTCTCTTATTCAAACAATAGGTAGAGCTGCAAGAAATCAAAATGGTAGGGTTATTCTTTTTGCAAAAAGAATAACAAATTCAATGCAGTTTGCAATTGATGAAACAGCTAGAAGAAGAGAACTTCAAGAAGCACATAATAAAAAGCATGGCATTACACCAACATCAACAAAAAGAAGATTAGATCAAAATTTAAAACTTGAAGAGTATGATGATTTAGCTTGGAAAAAAGATAAAATGGAAAAAATGCCAGCCGCAGAGAGAAAGAAGATATTAATAGAGTTAAATAAACAAATGAAAAAAGCTGCAAAAGATTTAAACTTTGAAGAAGCAATTAGATTAAGAGATGAAATTGATAAAGTGAAGAAAATATGA
- the nth gene encoding endonuclease III, producing MKKATKKDIEIIKEAFVEKYSDAVTELDYKNDYELLIAIILSAQCTDKRVNIITPALFEKYPSVKELAIANLEDVKELLKSCSFFNNKSKNIIKMAQSVLEDFDGEIPHNQKELMKLAGVGNKTANVFMIEFEGANLMAVDTHVFRVSHRLGLSDAKNVDQTEADLVKRLKGDDLHIFHQAMVLFGRYICKAVKPDCDNCLFPHVCKTKSSFKPQ from the coding sequence ATGAAAAAAGCAACAAAAAAAGATATAGAAATTATAAAAGAAGCATTTGTTGAAAAATACTCAGATGCTGTTACTGAACTTGATTACAAAAATGATTATGAGTTATTGATAGCTATTATTTTATCAGCGCAATGTACTGATAAAAGGGTAAACATAATAACACCTGCACTTTTTGAGAAGTATCCAAGTGTAAAAGAACTTGCTATTGCAAATTTAGAAGATGTAAAAGAGTTACTAAAATCATGTTCGTTTTTTAACAATAAATCAAAAAACATAATCAAAATGGCACAAAGTGTATTAGAAGATTTTGATGGTGAAATTCCTCATAATCAAAAAGAACTTATGAAATTAGCAGGTGTAGGAAATAAAACTGCAAATGTGTTTATGATTGAGTTTGAAGGTGCTAATCTAATGGCTGTTGATACTCATGTATTTAGAGTTTCACATAGATTAGGTCTTAGCGATGCTAAAAATGTTGACCAAACGGAAGCTGATTTAGTAAAAAGATTAAAAGGGGATGATTTACATATTTTCCATCAAGCAATGGTTTTATTTGGAAGGTATATTTGTAAGGCAGTTAAACCTGATTGTGATAATTGTCTTTTCCCTCATGTATGTAAAACAAAATCATCTTTTAAACCTCAGTAG